In the genome of Pseudobdellovibrionaceae bacterium, one region contains:
- a CDS encoding type II secretion system GspH family protein: MSKKYVFLQKNVFKVLKQSTGFSLIEIIVAMGIMSVVAGLFATSVVQLQKSQVTFEDKNASFSFVSALTGSLLGDQQTCTALLQGTRLNASPTEFTMANFSGLGSKTVDLKKGAIVSGESADTAKVRIQGLTIHAKPDVQTTKIVANGIEYDRRIAVVTLSTEVRAPGDQKTGQKTAAYRAEAPRTLEVPVYVRSNVIQTCQINMTRMDVCNTIGAGIDPNNTSRCLPQEQCFVKGSFFISKCSPAYAGCMPSSVNPITGSTTCPAKSTRTSTGMYSQTFNISCGKKCSYTVTNTIEYFMCMQCN, encoded by the coding sequence ATGTCAAAGAAGTACGTTTTCCTACAAAAAAATGTGTTTAAAGTCTTAAAACAATCCACTGGTTTTAGTTTAATTGAAATCATTGTCGCAATGGGCATCATGTCTGTTGTTGCAGGGCTTTTCGCAACCTCGGTGGTACAACTTCAAAAGTCACAAGTGACCTTTGAAGACAAGAATGCCTCCTTTTCTTTTGTCAGTGCACTTACAGGATCTTTATTGGGTGACCAACAGACCTGTACAGCGTTACTGCAAGGAACCCGATTAAACGCATCACCCACTGAATTCACAATGGCTAACTTTAGTGGTCTAGGTTCAAAGACTGTTGATCTTAAAAAAGGCGCCATTGTTTCAGGTGAAAGTGCGGACACGGCCAAAGTGAGAATTCAAGGCTTAACCATTCATGCAAAACCCGACGTCCAAACCACAAAGATCGTGGCCAACGGAATTGAGTACGACCGTCGGATCGCTGTGGTCACTTTATCCACAGAAGTTCGAGCCCCTGGAGATCAAAAGACTGGACAAAAGACCGCAGCCTACCGCGCAGAAGCTCCACGTACCTTAGAGGTTCCTGTATATGTTCGTTCTAACGTCATTCAAACTTGCCAAATCAATATGACTCGTATGGATGTGTGTAATACAATCGGAGCGGGCATTGATCCTAACAATACATCAAGATGTCTACCGCAAGAGCAGTGCTTTGTGAAAGGTTCATTCTTTATTTCAAAATGTAGCCCCGCTTACGCAGGATGTATGCCTAGTTCTGTCAACCCCATCACAGGCAGCACGACCTGTCCTGCAAAGTCTACACGAACCTCTACAGGAATGTATTCTCAGACCTTCAATATTAGTTGTGGTAAAAAGTGTTCTTACACAGTGACTAATACTATTGAGTACTTCATGTGTATGCAGTGTAATTAG